One part of the Arabidopsis thaliana chromosome 4, partial sequence genome encodes these proteins:
- a CDS encoding MATE efflux family protein (MATE efflux family protein; FUNCTIONS IN: antiporter activity, drug transmembrane transporter activity, transporter activity; INVOLVED IN: drug transmembrane transport, transmembrane transport; LOCATED IN: membrane; EXPRESSED IN: stem, male gametophyte, flower; EXPRESSED DURING: 4 anthesis; CONTAINS InterPro DOMAIN/s: Multi antimicrobial extrusion protein MatE (InterPro:IPR002528); BEST Arabidopsis thaliana protein match is: MATE efflux family protein (TAIR:AT5G52050.1); Has 11257 Blast hits to 11210 proteins in 2068 species: Archae - 244; Bacteria - 8067; Metazoa - 149; Fungi - 328; Plants - 1302; Viruses - 0; Other Eukaryotes - 1167 (source: NCBI BLink).), with protein MAAPLLMIIKNQTDHRQDPNPNPTHLSSSIQEAKSIAKISLPLILTGLLLYSRSMISMLFLGRLNDLSALSGGSLALGFANITGYSLLSGLSIGMEPICVQAFGAKRFKLLGLALQRTTLLLLLCSLPISILWLNIKKILLFFGQDEEISNQAEIFILFSLPDLILQSFLHPIRIYLRSQSITLPLTYSAFFAVLLHIPINYLLVSSLGLGLKGVALGAIWTNVNLLGFLIIYIVFSGVYQKTWGGFSMDCFKGWRSLMKLAIPSCVSVCLEWWWYEIMILLCGLLLNPQATVASMGILIQTTALIYIFPSSLSISVSTRVGNELGANQPDKARIAARTGLSLSLGLGLLAMFFALMVRNCWARLFTDEEEIVKLTSMVLPIIGLCELGNCPQTTLCGVLRGSARPKLGANINLCCFYFVGMPVAVWLSFFSGFDFKGLWLGLFAAQGSCLISMLVVLARTDWEVEVHRAKELMTRSCDGDEDDGNTPFLLDSLDIEENLVF; from the coding sequence ATGGCAGCTCCTTTGTTGATGATCATCAAGAACCAAACAGATCACCGACAAGATCCGAATCCGAACCCGACCCACCTTTCCTCTTCGATCCAAGAAGCCAAATCAATCGCCAAAATATCTCTCCCACTGATCTTAACCGGTTTACTTCTCTACTCTCGCTCAATGATCTCAATGCTCTTCCTCGGCCGTCTCAACGATCTCTCTGCTCTTTCCGGTGGCTCACTCGCCCTCGGCTTCGCTAACATCACGGGTTACTCTCTCCTCTCCGGTCTCTCTATCGGCATGGAACCCATCTGCGTTCAAGCCTTTGGCGccaaaagattcaaacttttagGCCTTGCTTTGCAAAGAACCACACTTTTGCTTCTCCTCTGTTCTCTTCCCATATCTATCCTCTGGCTCAACATCAAGAAgatccttctcttcttcggaCAAGACGAAGAAATCTCAAACCAAGCTGAGATCTTtatcctcttctctctccctGATCTGATCCTCCAATCTTTTTTACATCCTATCCGTATCTACCTCCGATCTCAATCGATCACTCTTCCTCTAACCTACTCTGCTTTCTTCGCAGTATTACTCCACATTCCGATTAACTACCTTCTCGTTTCTTCTCTCGGTCTCGGCCTTAAAGGAGTCGCCTTGGGAGCAATCTGGACTAATGTCAATCTCCTAGGGTTTCTAATCATCTACATAGTGTTTTCCGGTGTTTACCAGAAGACTTGGGGAGGATTCTCAATGGATTGCTTTAAAGGATGGAGATCTCTAATGAAACTAGCCATCCCTAGCTGCGTCTCGGTTTGTTTAGAGTGGTGGTGGTATGAAATCATGATTCTTCTATGTGGATTGTTACTTAACCCGCAAGCAACCGTGGCATCTATGGGAATCTTGATCCAAACCACCGCTTTGATCTACATTTTCCCTTCCTCTCTGAGTATCAGCGTATCGACACGTGTCGGGAATGAATTAGGTGCGAATCAGCCTGATAAAGCGAGGATAGCTGCGAGAACCGGACTTAGTTTAAGCCTTGGTTTAGGTTTATTGGCAATGTTTTTCGCTTTGATGGTGAGGAATTGCTGGGCAAGATTGTTCACAGATGAGGAAGAGATTGTGAAGTTGACTTCAATGGTTTTACCGATCATCGGGCTTTGCGAGCTAGGAAACTGTCCTCAGACCACATTGTGTGGAGTGTTGAGAGGAAGTGCGAGACCTAAGTTAGGAGCAAACATAAACTTGTGTTGTTTCTACTTTGTGGGAATGCCAGTGGCTGTATGGTTAAGTTTCTTTAGCGGGTTTGACTTCAAAGGACTATGGCTCGGTCTATTTGCAGCACAAGGCTCGTGCCTGATTTCGATGCTGGTCGTGTTGGCTAGGACTGATTGGGAAGTTGAGGTTCATAGAGCAAAAGAACTCATGACTAGATCATgtgatggtgatgaagatgatggtaaTACACCGTTTTTATTGGATTCTTTGGATATAGAAGAAAATCTTGTCTTctag
- a CDS encoding Ubiquitin-like superfamily protein (Ubiquitin-like superfamily protein; FUNCTIONS IN: molecular_function unknown; INVOLVED IN: biological_process unknown; LOCATED IN: cytosol; EXPRESSED IN: 22 plant structures; EXPRESSED DURING: 13 growth stages; CONTAINS InterPro DOMAIN/s: UBX (InterPro:IPR001012), UBA-like (InterPro:IPR009060); BEST Arabidopsis thaliana protein match is: Ubiquitin-like superfamily protein (TAIR:AT4G11740.1); Has 30201 Blast hits to 17322 proteins in 780 species: Archae - 12; Bacteria - 1396; Metazoa - 17338; Fungi - 3422; Plants - 5037; Viruses - 0; Other Eukaryotes - 2996 (source: NCBI BLink).) — MATPTQEAIDTFMTITGSSNAVAVRKLEEYRGNLNRAVNAYFTHGDQNSYDAMDIDDGVTPVLSEARTTDPFPLRDPNFGRSLFDNDPVMSRPPFVSHPREAREIPIEVKDSNGPSGQSNDAPTIEDVTETAQAHGPAAQEAVIIDEVSDDDNQSAPTGQSRHAVPVGSAENNMQHYNDIEEQIIRAAIEASKMETGDDVTKSVTVQSAEREVLRSEGWKASSSEREASEMVSIPVQQGSRASNGRFAAPSSLSEDDDDDDDDDPDYVEEEEEPLVSHRPRRAVSGSRSSLNDDLPRSPEAEDATIHSPGAGNGFPSEWGGISSEEHDEAIMLEAAMFGGISESEYGVPYAHYPQRTQRPPSPSLTAQRLIREQQDDEYLASLEADRVKAEARRLEEEAARVEAIEEAKRKEEEARRKVEEEQELERQLVSKEASLPQEPPAGEENAITLQVRLPDGTRHGRRFFKSDKLQSLFDFIDICRVVKPNTYRLVRPYPRRAFGDGECSSTLNDIGLTSKQEALFLELI; from the exons atGGCGACACCTACTCAGGAAGCTATTGACACCTTCATGACCATCACCGGCTCTTCCAATGCCGTCGCCGTTCGTAAGCTCGAG GAGTATCGTGGGAACCTCAATAGAGCTGTGAATGCATACTTTACTCATGGAGATCAAAATTCATATGATGCAATGGATATAGATGATGGTGTGACTCCAGTCCTCTCTGAAGCTAGAACAACGGACCCGTTCCCGCTTCGTGATCCAAACTTTGGGAGAAGTCTATTTGATAATGATCCTGTTATGTCGCGTCCCCCATTTGTTAGTCATCCAAGGGAGGCCAGGGAGATACCTATAGAGGTTAAAGACAGCAATGGGCCATCAGGTCAATCTAATGATGCTCCTACTATTGAGGATGTGACCGAGACAGCTCAAGCTCACGGTCCAGCTGCCCAAGAGGCGGTCATTATAGATGAAgtaagtgatgatgataatcagTCTGCTCCAACCGGACAAAGTAGGCATGCTGTACCTGTTGGTTCTGCAGAAAATAATATGCAACATTACAATGATATAGAAGAACAAATTATTCGAGCTGCTATTGAGGCCTCCAAAATGGAGACTGGTGATGACGTAACAAAATCTGTCACAGTGCAGTCAGCTGAGCGAGAAGTGTTGCGCAGTGAAGGTTGGAAGGCTTCATCCTCAGAAAGAGAAGCTTCTGAAATGGTTTCTATTCCAGTACAGCAGGGTTCCCGAGCCTCAAATGGAAG ATTCGCAGCACCTAGCTCACTGtctgaggatgatgatgatgatgatgacgatgaccCTGATTATgttgaggaggaagaggaaccCCTTGTTAGCCACAGACCAAGACGTGCGGTTTCTGGATCTCGGAGCTCACTTAATGATGATCTTCCCCGGAGCCCTGAAGCAGAAGATGCAACTATTCATTCACCGGGTGCTGGCAATGGTTTTCCTTCTGAG TGGGGAGGCATTTCTTCTGAGGAACATGATGAAGCTATCATGCTAGAGGCTGCCATGTTTGGTGGCATTTCTGAGAGTGAATATGGTGTTCCTTATGCACATTATCCGCAAAGGACACAGCGTCCACCCTCACCGTCATTGACAGCTCAGAGGTTGATTCGAGAACAGCAG GATGATGAGTATCTTGCATCGCTGGAAGCTGACAGGGTAAAAGCTGAGGCTCGTCGATTGGAGGAAGAAGCTGCTAGAGTGGAAGCtattgaagaagcaaagagaaaggaggaagaagctcGCAGGAAGGTCGAAGAGGAACAG GAGCTGGAGAGGCAATTAGTTTCAAAGGAAGCATCTCTGCCTCAAGAGCCACCAGCCGGGGAAGAGAACGCCATTACACTTCAAGTCAGGCTGCCAGATGGCACCCGTCATGGCCGCCGGTTCTTTAAATCCGACAAACTCCAA TCACTTTTCGACTTTATAGACATCTGTAGAGTTGTGAAGCCCAACACTTATAGGCTG GTAAGGCCATATCCTCGGCGTGCTTTTGGAGATGGAGAATGCTCATCGACTCTAAACGATATCGGTTTAACGAGCAAACAAGAAGCATTGTTCTTGGAGCTGATCTAG